From Rutidosis leptorrhynchoides isolate AG116_Rl617_1_P2 chromosome 3, CSIRO_AGI_Rlap_v1, whole genome shotgun sequence, a single genomic window includes:
- the LOC139899762 gene encoding uncharacterized protein, with product MLLVFRLKRISLFQKKVEVFVWRARRNRLPVLSELDKRGIDLHSVLCPLCDDEVETVNHALLSCKKVREIWEKVFMWWDIVYNQQSLEDILGESPHLQCSEDGAKIWQAMIWASEDTRGKISIGLIGCTIPMF from the exons ATGCTTCTTGTATTCCGACTCAAAAGAATCTCCTTGTTCCAAAAAAAAGTGGAGGTCTTCGTATGGAGGGCTAGGCGGAATAGATTGCCCGTTTTGTCGGAACTTGACAAGCGGGGTATTGATCTTCATTCCGTCCTTTGCCCCTTATGCGACGACGAGGTCGAAACGGTGAATCATGCATTACTTTCGTGTAAAAAGGTTCGAGAAATTTGGGAAAAAGTATTCATGTGGTGGGATATCGTATACAATCAacaaagtctcgaagatattttgggcGAATCTCCTCATTTGCAATGTTCGGAAGATGGTGCGAAGATTTGGCAAGCAATGATTTGGGCAAGC GAAGATACAAGAGGAAAAATATCGATTGGCTTGATTGGTTGCACAATCCCTATGTTTTAG
- the LOC139899759 gene encoding uncharacterized protein, giving the protein MNHNSSKEVRQHSISVLNSRRSNGAHSNANKENHLPASTSRSKDKSSSRTLLSAAKKVSRYTNTAEDINITQQSTYTRSSTSPLTNVSNVCLTQRNSSVIGNSYTSYCGQRHQSKGSLIINPLSSNSPTSSSQQTQHRTTILPNTRRKSQNILQVQDSSTVMSTISPGTPHLDQCSLHPSSSTFSEINYIGSPSSTDPCVTPNMAIHKPNRTHYDSLGLDTPLSVLTREIFLSGSTSLNDTPSDYRGSFGIHTTEVQNNNLLHSNISTHNLNISNCRDPKATRKNKCQARVNPNIVVPVFDIQIPKIPDQQSQLLEIKKLYGISKDYLDHGDPLSICSMCRAILWHSETLTNNHNGRKSSYSMCCGQGKVELPEIPNPPLLFTRLYQNKHQKSKSFMKYVRAYNNMFSFTSMGGKIDKSVNNGRGPYVFRLSGQNCHLTGSLLPNDGCNPKFSQLYIYDTENEVHHRMNAARIGGGVEKSNDSLDPELISEIKKVLDACNPYVISYIMARDGFQENPHQHLRLRLIARRNTDGRTYNLPTASEVAGLIVGDIDSSFEERDIIVETKSGQLKRISELHPGYLSLQYPLLFPLGQDGYRRGIKHRNVDGNNNSGHTDVTIREYFAYYLQERLYTPSLLHMAKKLYQQFLVDAYTMMEAERLSYIRSQKKKLRSDNYKDVRNNVIGGNTKASNTGKRIILPSSFTGGSRYMMQNYLDAMAIVRHFGYPDLFITFTCNPKWPEIVRFLNNKDLNSEDRPDILSRVFKMKLDSMIKDFKDNHVFGEVEAVVYTIEFQKRGLPHSHICLFLKAPYKFPTSQHVDNIISAEIPDKSKDPELYELVADFMLHGPCGTQNPKSPCMNDQKRCSKLFPKPFRQHTSVDDAGYPLYRRRDNGCYVSKGDSVLNNGFVVPYNSFLLKRYQSHINVEWCNQTGAIKYLFKYINKGPDRITAGIVTTNSDENGEVDGRNVDEIKEYYDCRYISACEAAWRIFGNEIHYRTVAVERLPFHLPGEQSVIFDDDDDLHDIIENPSVAHSMFTSWMERNTFDEDARKLTYTEFPNKYVWDATNRCWSPRKQRFKLGRIHHVPPSTGEAYYLRILLNKVKGPTCFEDIRTVNGKVCPTFKDACYELGVLDDDKEYVEAIKQASQWSSGSYLRSLFVMLLVSNNLSRPDHVWSECRQELGEDILHIQRKRLQYPELVEKPSPSTTILTVSVAGIIV; this is encoded by the exons ATGAATCATAACAGCTCTAAAGAAGTTAGACAACATAGCATATCAGTTCTTAATAGTAGAAGAAGCAATGGTGCACATTCGAATGCAAATAAAGAAAATCACTTACCAGCATCAACATCTCGAAGTAAAGACAAATCTTCTTCAAGAACTCTTCTCTCAGCTGCGAAAAAAG TATCAAGGTATACGAATACCGCTGAAGATATAAACATTACTCAACAATCTACATACACAAGGTCATCTACAAGTCCACTAACTAATGTTTCCAATG TATGCTTGACACAAAGGAATTCAAGTGTCATTGGTAACTCATATACAAGTTATTGTG GTCAAAGACATCAATCAAAAGGCAGTTTGATAATTAATCCTCTTTCAAGTAATAGCCCTACAAGTAGCTCTCAACAAACACAACATCGCACAACTATTCTTCCTAATACAAGAAGAAAAAGTCAAAACATACTACAAGTACAAGACTCCTCAACTGTCATGAGCACTATTTCACCCGGAACACCACATTTAGATCAAT GTTCTTTACATCCAAGTTCAAGCACCTTTTCTGAAATCAATTACATAGGATCTCCATCGAGTACGGACCCTTGTGTAACTCCTAATATGGCAATTCATAAGCCTAACCGTACACACTATGATTCGCTTG GCCTCGATACTCCTTTATCTGTTTTGACCCGTGAGATATTTCTCTCCGGATCTACGTCACTGAATGATACACCGTCCGACTATAGAGGATCTTTTG GAATTCACACAACTGAAGTGCAAAACAACAATCTGCTTCATTCAAATATTAGTACTCACAATTTAAATATTTCGAATTGTCGAGATCCAAAAGCAACAAGGAAGAATAAGTGTCAAGCAAGAGTTAATCCTAATATTGTTGTCCCAGTATTTGATATTCAAATACCTAAAATACCGGATCAACAATCTCAATTGTTGGAAATAAAAAAGTTATATGGAATTTCTAAAG ATTATTTGGACCACGGAGACCCATTATCGATTTGTAGCATGTGCCGTGCTATTCTTTGGCATTCTGAAACACTAACAAACAATCATAATGGTAGGAAATCTTCGTATTCGATGTGTTGTGGTCAAGGAAAAGTTGAGTTGCCAGAAATACCAAACCCTCCACTTCTGTTCACGAGGTTATATCAAAACAAACATCAAAAGAGCAAAAGTTTTATGAAATATGTTAGGGCTTACAACAATATGTTTTCTTTCACTTCGATGGGAGGTAAAATCGATAAATCTGTGAATAATGGACGTGGTCCCTATGTCTTTAGGTTATCGGGGCAGAATTGTCATCTCACCGGAAGTCTTCTCCCTAATGATGGTTGTAATCCAAAATTTTCACAACTATACATTTACGATACGGAAAATGAAGTCCATCATCGCATGAATGCTGCAAG aATTGGAGGTGGAGTTGAGAAATCTAATGACTCACTTGATCCCGAACTCATCAGTGAGATTAAGAAAGTTTTGGATGCTTGCAATCCTTATGTTATTTCTTATATAATGGCAAGGGATGGCTTTCAAGAAAATCCACACCAACATCTTAGATTAAGACTGATAGCGAGAAGGAACACCGATGGTAGGACTTATAATCTTCCTACTGCTTCGGAAGTAGCTGGATTAATTGTTGGAGACATAGATTCTTCTTTTGAGGAACGAGATATTATTGTTGAAACCAAGTCAGGCCAGTTGAAGAGAATAAGTGAATTGCATCCAGGTTACCTCTCCCTTCAGTATCCATTACTATTTCCTCTTGGACAAGATGGTTATAGACGTGGTATCAAGCATAGGAATGTTGATGGCAATAATAATTCTGGTCATACTGATGTGACCATTAGAGAGTACTTTGCATATTACCTTCAAGAAAGGTTATATACACCTTCTTTGCTCCACATGGCCAAAAAGCTATATCAACAATTTCTGGTTGACGCATATACGATGATGGAGGCTGAGAGGTTGTCATATATACGttcccaaaaaaaaaaacttaggTCGGATAACTATAAAGATGTACGTAACAATGTCATCGGAGGAAATACAAAAGCATCTAACACCGGAAAGAGGATAATATTGCCTTCTTCATTTACAGGAGGTTCTAGATATATGATGCAAAATTATTTGGATGCAATGGCAATAGTCAGACATTTTGGATATCCGGATTTGTTCATAACTTTTACTTGCAATCCAAAGTGGCCAGAAATTGTCCGTTTTCTAAACAATAAGGATTTAAATTCGGAAGACAGGCCTGATATTTTATCTAGAGTTTTTAAAATGAAGCTTGATAGTATGATCAAAGATTTCAAAGACAATCATGTTTTTGGAGAGGTGGAAGCAG TTGTTTACACAATAGAATTTCAAAAACGTGGACTCCCTCATTCACACATCTGCCTATTTTTGAAAGCTCCTTATAAGTTTCCAACGTCACAGCATGTGGACAATATCATCTCTGCTGAAATACCAGACAAATCTAAAGATCCTGAATTGTATGAACTTGTGGCTGACTTTATGTTGCATGGTCCATGTGGTACTCAAAATCCTAAAAGTCCTTGTATGAATGACCAGAAGCGATGCTCTAAATTATTTCCAAAACCTTTTAGACAACATACATCTGTTGATGATGCTGGGTATCCTCTATATCGAAGACGTGATAATGGATGTTATGTCTCTAAAGGTGATTCTGTACTAAACAATGGATTTGTTGTTCCATACAATTCTTTTCTTCTCAAAAGGTACCAGTCCCATATAAACGTAGAATGGTGTAATCAGACTGGTGCGATCAAATATTTGTTTAAGTATATAAACAAAGGACCTGACAGAATTACAGCTGGCATAGTTACGACGAATAGTGATGAGAATGGTGAAGTGGATGGGAGAAATGTCGATGAAATAAAGGAGTATTACGACTGCAGATATATTTCAGCGTGCGAAGCTGCTTGGAGAATTTTTGGAAACGAAATTCACTATAGAACTGTTGCTGTTGAAAGATTACCTTTCCATCTTCCTGGTGAACAATCAGTTATTTTCGACGATGACGATGACCTTCATGATATTATTGAAAACCCTTCTGTTGCTCATTCTATGTTTACAAGTTGGATGGAAAGAAATACATTTGATGAGGATGCCCGGAAACTAACATATACGGAATTTCCTAATAAGTATGTTTGGGATGCAACAAACAGATGTTGGAGTCCAAGGAAACAACGATTTAAATTAGGACGAATACATCATGTTCCTCCATCAACCGGCGAAGCTTATTATTTAAGGATTCTTTTGAACAAAGTTAAAGGTCCAACATGCTTTGAAGACATTCGGACGGTCAATGGAAAGGTTTGTCCAACGTTTAAGGACGCATGTTATGAGCTTGGAGTTTTAGATGATGACAAAGAATATGTTGAAGCTATTAAACAAGCAAGTCAGTGGTCATCCGGTAGTTATTTAAGGTCATTATTTGTGATGTTGTTAGTTTCTAACAATTTATCAAGACCTGATCATGTATGGTCAGAATGTCGTCAGGAACTTGGTGAAGACATACTACATATTCAAAGGAAAAGACTGCAGTATCCAG AATTAGTTGAAAAGCCTTCACCATCTACAACAATTCTCACTGTTTCTGTTGCTGGAATAATTGTATAA
- the LOC139899760 gene encoding uncharacterized protein translates to MTLDVQDENGVIEKLQLWDDYAQKFHDYVSATKREGTVILLQFGRIRLWVEKGTLSFQNAKFGTKMWIDDNDVPEIVEFRATFNSKIANASSSQGGSVLSSQVTHSGVSDFLNPILKKTIADIVAYDLCGLS, encoded by the exons ATGACTTTGGATGTACAAGACGAGAA TGGAGTGATAGAGAAACTTCAACTATGGGATGACTATGCACAGAAATTTCATGATTATGTTTCTGCTACCAAAAGAGAAGGGACTGTGATTTTACTCCAGTTTGGTAGGATAAGACTATGGGTGGAGAAAG GAACTCTATCTTTTCAAAATGCGAAGTTTGGAACGAAGATGTGGATAGATGATAATGATGTTCCTGAAATCGTTGAGTTTAGAGCAACGTTTAATTCTAAGATTGCCAATGCTTCATCAAGTCAAGGTGGTAGTGTTCTTTCTAGCCAAGTAACTCATTCTGGTGTATCGGATTTTCTTAACCCGATACTGAAAAAGACTATCGCGGATATAGTTG CCTATGATTTGTGTGGTCTTAGCTGA
- the LOC139895838 gene encoding 7-deoxyloganetic acid glucosyl transferase-like: MDKVTLPPHVLIFPLPLQGPVNSMFKLAELLCLSGFHITFLVTDHIHTRLLKYSNIQSRCDIYPRFRLETISDGLPEDHPRSGSGLIELFESLKTNKILFKDLLTSGKLNSDSRRPVTCIIANGTLGYTCDVANELGIPILFVRTISACCLWVFFRLPKLIESGELPFSVNDLDTPIKSVLGMERFLRRRDLPTFCRSGNLSDPSLKLYLHESKEIPRAPGLIINSFDDLEGPILSQIRTFCPNLYTVGPLHSHLKYKLSGELSSSFTSSSSLWNEDSSCITWLDSQPPNSVLYISFGSHAVMTKEQYTELWYGLVNSGSHFLWAIRPDSLTSDSIEIPPELSKDIDERGYIVEWAPQEEVLAHNAVGGFLTHSGWNSTLESVIEGVPMICWPVFLDQHVNSRFVGEVWKLGLDMKDTCDRIIIEKTVRELMDSRKHEFRTSADQMAKLAKQCLMPGGSSYCNLERLIKDIQAM; the protein is encoded by the exons ATGGATAAAGTAACACTCCCACCTCATGTACTGATATTCCCATTGCCACTGCAAGGCCCTGTGAACTCCATGTTTAAGTTAGCCGAGCTTTTGTGTCTCTCTGGTTTCCACATCACCTTCCTTGTTACTGATCATATACATACTCGGCTTCTTAAGTATTCCAATATACAATCTCGGTGTGATATTTATCCACGTTTTCGGTTAGAAACCATATCTGATGGCCTTCCGGAAGATCATCCTCGCTCTGGGAGCGGGCTTATAGAATTGTTTGAATCTTTAAAAACTAACAAGATCCTGTTTAAGGATCTGTTAACTTCTGGCAAACTAAATTCGGATTCACGAAGGCCGGTAACTTGTATTATTGCAAATGGAACATTGGGGTATACTTGTGATGTAGCTAATGAGCTAGGGATACCTATTTTATTCGTTCGTACAATCAGTGCTTGTTGCTTGTGGGTTTTCTTCCGGCTGCCAAAGCTCATTGAATCCGGTGAGCTTCCATTTTCAG TTAACGACTTGGATACACCGATAAAAAGCGTACTAGGGATGGAAAGGTTCTTAAGGCGACGTGATCTTCCGACGTTTTGTCGTTCTGGAAACTTGTCAGACCCAAGTTTGAAGCTTTATCTTCACGAAAGTAAAGAAATCCCGAGAGCGCCCGGCcttataataaactcatttgatgatTTAGAGGGTCCGATACTTTCCCAAATACGCACGTTTTGTCCAAATCTGTACACCGTTGGCCCTCTGCATTCTCATCTCAAATACAAGCTCTCAGGAGAATTATCTTCGTCATTCACTTCTTCGAGTAGTCTGTGGAACGAAGACTCAAGTTGTATTACATGGCTTGACTCCCAACCACCGAATTCCGTGCTCTATATTAGCTTCGGAAGTCATGCTGTAATGACAAAGGAACAGTACACGGAGTTATGGTATGGGCTCGTGAACAGTGGGTCTCATTTCTTGTGGGCCATACGGCCAGACTCGTTGACCAGTGATTCAATTGAAATCCCACCTGAATTGTCTAAAGACATAGATGAGAGAGGCTATATCGTTGAATGGGCTCCACAAGAAGAGGTCTTGGCCCATAACGCGGTGGGTGGGTTTTTAACGCATAGTGGGTGGAACTCGACCTTAGAAAGCGTGATTGAAGGTGTACCAATGATTTGCTGGCCTGTTTTTTTGGACCAACATGTGAACAGTAGGTTTGTGGGTGAAGTGTGGAAGTTGGGTCTGGACATGAAGGATACTTGTGACAGAATTATTATAGAGAAAACCGTGAGAGAATTGATGGACAGTAGAAAACACGAGTTTAGGACGTCGGCAGATCAAATGGCGAAACTTGCAAAACAATGCTTGATGCCAGGTGGATCATCATACTGTAATTTAGAGCGTTTAATTAAAGACATTCAAGCTATGTAA
- the LOC139895836 gene encoding UDP-glycosyltransferase 76G1-like isoform X2 produces MEIQEGNTTRAEPMKTSRRIVLFPLPFQGHINPMLQLANILHTQGFKITIIHAEYNSPNPSNYPHFIFKSIKDRFSEIADQLSTNKDPTYFFRYLNTSCVNPFKESLARLLTESDTDSVACVITDAGFYFTQAVLDDLKIPRMVLRTSSLGCILAYDALPFFSKKDCFNLTKEDSNFEAQVPAYPLLKYKDMVKITTDPQSMGDYVSNLHNTMKASSGIIWNTFKELEQLEQETISQHLPVPHFTLGPFNKYFPASSSSLIQQDRTIMSWLDTKPPKSTIYVSFGSVAHISEAEFKQVANVLANNGLPFLWVVRPGMVHGTKWIESLPENFLEGLGERGRVVKWSPQQEVLAHPATGCFWTHNGWNSTLESVCEGVPMICSPKYVDQPINARYVTDVWKIGVMLENGFEWNEMEMAIKRVMMDKEGDEMRERISCLKNKLNISLDEGGSSKESLNDLVHYISSL; encoded by the exons ATGGAGATCCAAGAAGGCAATACTACTCGCGCCGAACCGATGAAAACAAGCAGGAGAATAGTATTGTTTCCGCTACCATTTCAAGGACATATAAATCCAATGCTTCAGTTAGCAAACATTCTTCACACTCAAGGTTTCAAAATTACAATCATACACGCTGAATACAATTCTCCCAATCCTTCAAACTATCCGCATTTCATCTTCAAGTCCATCAAGGATCGTTTTTCCGAGATCGCAGACCAGTTGAGTACGAACAAAGATCCGACCTACTTTTTTAGGTACTTGAACACAAGTTGCGTAAATCCATTTAAGGAGTCTCTGGCTAGGTTGTTGACAGAGTCCGATACAGACTCGGTTGCCTGTGTGATCACAGATGCTGGATTTTACTTCACTCAGGCGGTTTTGGACGATCTTAAAATACCGCGGATGGTGCTCCGTACAAGCAGTCTTGGTTGTATTCTTGCTTATGACGCTTTACCTTTCTTCTCTAAAAAAGATTGCTTTAACCTTACAAAAGAAG ATTCAAATTTTGAAGCACAAGTACCGGCGTATCCACTTTTGAAATACAAAGACATGGTTAAAATTACAACTGACCCACAAAGTATGGGTGATTATGTCAGCAACTTGCATAATACAATGAAGGCATCTTCAGGGATCATTTGGAACACCTTCAAAGAACTGGAACAACTAGAACAAGAGACCATCTCTCAACATTTACCAGTTCCACACTTCACTTTAGGACCATTCAACAAATACTTTCCAGCATCCTCGAGCAGCTTGATCCAACAAGACCGAACCATTATGTCATGGCTAGACACAAAACCTCCTAAATCTACTATATATGTAAGTTTTGGAAGTGTGGCACATATTAGCGAGGCAGAATTCAAACAAGTGGCCAATGTGTTGGCGAATAACGGTTTACCGTTTTTATGGGTGGTTAGACCAGGAATGGTTCACGGTACAAAATGGATCGAATCATTGCCTGAAAACTTCCTAGAAGGATTGGGCGAGAGGGGACGGGTTGTGAAATGGTCACCTCAACAAGAGGTATTAGCTCATCCAGCAACAGGGTGTTTTTGGACTCATAACGGATGGAATTCAACATTAGAGAGCGTATGTGAAGGAGTTCCTATGATCTGTTCACCTAAATATGTTGACCAACCGATAAATGCAAGGTACGTGACCGATGTTTGGAAGATTGGCGTTATGTTGGAGAATGGGTTCGAATGGAATGAAATGGAGATGGCAATTAAAAGAGTAATGATGGATAAAGAAGGTGACGAAATGCGTGAGAGAATAAGTTGTCTGAAAAACAAATTAAATATCTCTCTCGATGAAGGTGGCTCTTCTAAAGAGTCATTAAACGACTTGGTTCATTATATTTCATCGTTGTGA